A portion of the Bacillus sp. es.034 genome contains these proteins:
- a CDS encoding CPBP family intramembrane glutamic endopeptidase produces the protein MKKHFGFILIAYIVMQLSSIVGVPLLYKIGVDVLGLPDETVRSLVPGYWLVISFTLTLLIVGGILRKSETSTRLERSAPMGTGRSIVWAVLGIFMAFIAQSVAIQVEYALGIQMGSENTQMIIGIIEKVPLSMLVAAIIGPILEEIVFRKIIFGVLYEKMHFFFAALISSVIFALAHFEPEHVILYSAMGFTFAFLYVKTKRILVPIFAHVAMNTTVVLMQSIYKDEIDKMMNEAEKIQGFIGGLFL, from the coding sequence TTGAAAAAACATTTTGGATTTATCTTAATTGCCTATATCGTCATGCAGCTTTCAAGCATTGTCGGGGTACCCCTTTTATATAAGATTGGTGTCGACGTCCTCGGGTTACCCGATGAGACGGTACGGAGCCTTGTCCCCGGATACTGGCTCGTCATCAGCTTCACGCTGACCCTTCTCATTGTGGGAGGCATCCTCAGGAAAAGCGAAACAAGCACCCGGCTTGAACGGAGTGCTCCCATGGGTACCGGCCGTTCGATTGTTTGGGCGGTTCTTGGGATTTTCATGGCGTTCATCGCTCAATCGGTGGCGATACAAGTCGAATATGCATTAGGAATTCAAATGGGTTCTGAAAATACCCAGATGATTATCGGCATCATTGAAAAGGTTCCATTATCCATGCTGGTCGCGGCCATCATCGGACCCATTCTGGAAGAGATCGTATTCAGGAAAATCATTTTCGGCGTGCTTTACGAGAAGATGCATTTCTTCTTTGCTGCTCTCATCAGTTCGGTCATCTTTGCACTTGCCCATTTCGAGCCGGAGCATGTGATCCTGTATTCCGCAATGGGCTTCACCTTCGCCTTTCTTTATGTGAAAACGAAACGGATCCTGGTGCCAATATTTGCTCACGTGGCCATGAATACAACGGTCGTTCTAATGCAATCTATCTATAAGGACGAAATCGATAAAATGATGAACGAAGCTGAAAAAATACAAGGATTTATTGGAGGATTATTTCTATGA
- a CDS encoding YdiK family protein has translation MRRSPLFSGVIYLLLGVLFTYFAVQNVQNDEGWGFFTYMLIFLATLDFGSGLRMVMLHFKIKKQIKNKK, from the coding sequence ATGAGGAGATCACCATTATTCTCAGGAGTGATCTATCTCCTTCTCGGTGTGCTCTTCACATACTTTGCTGTACAAAACGTACAGAATGATGAAGGTTGGGGATTTTTCACGTATATGCTCATCTTTCTTGCGACCCTGGACTTCGGTTCCGGGTTACGGATGGTCATGCTGCATTTCAAGATCAAAAAACAAATAAAGAACAAAAAATAA
- the tatC gene encoding twin-arginine translocase subunit TatC, with protein MSQRDMTVYEHIGELQKRLMFVVVFFLLAVVVSFFLAEPLIRYLQHADEAKELTMNAFRITDPLKIYMEMIMFIALIMTSPLILFQVWSFVSPGLYERERKVTLSYIPVSLILFLGGLSFSYFILFPYIVKFMMGLSTNLNIEQVIGINEYFHFLFQITIPFGFLFQLPVAMLFLTRLGIVTPMMMAKMRKAAYFILLVIAALITPPDIVSHLMVTVPLFILYEISIWISKIGYKKVLEAEQKLEMEQYEDINKD; from the coding sequence ATGAGTCAAAGAGACATGACAGTTTATGAACATATAGGAGAATTGCAAAAACGACTCATGTTTGTAGTCGTTTTCTTCTTGTTAGCAGTTGTTGTAAGCTTCTTTCTTGCAGAACCGCTGATCAGATACTTACAGCATGCCGATGAAGCGAAAGAATTAACCATGAACGCCTTTCGTATCACAGATCCTCTGAAGATCTATATGGAAATGATCATGTTCATTGCTTTGATCATGACATCCCCTCTCATTCTCTTTCAGGTCTGGTCTTTTGTCAGTCCGGGTTTATACGAAAGAGAAAGAAAAGTGACGCTTAGTTATATTCCAGTTTCCCTTATCCTTTTCTTAGGTGGATTGTCATTTTCTTATTTTATTTTGTTTCCATATATCGTGAAATTCATGATGGGTTTATCAACGAATCTAAATATAGAACAAGTGATTGGAATAAACGAATATTTTCATTTCTTATTCCAGATCACGATTCCTTTTGGCTTTCTCTTTCAGTTACCCGTAGCCATGCTTTTCCTTACACGGTTAGGTATTGTCACACCGATGATGATGGCAAAGATGAGGAAAGCGGCCTACTTTATCTTATTGGTCATCGCGGCCCTTATCACGCCACCCGACATTGTGTCCCATCTAATGGTGACGGTACCGCTGTTCATACTATATGAAATCAGCATCTGGATTTCCAAGATCGGATACAAAAAGGTGCTTGAGGCAGAGCAAAAGCTTGAAATGGAACAGTACGAGGATATAAATAAGGATTGA
- a CDS encoding twin-arginine translocase TatA/TatE family subunit, with the protein MPGPGSLVLIAVVALLIFGPKKLPELGKAAGNTLREFKNATKGLADDEDEKNNSAK; encoded by the coding sequence ATGCCAGGTCCAGGTAGCCTCGTATTAATAGCAGTCGTTGCTTTACTTATTTTTGGTCCTAAGAAACTTCCGGAATTAGGAAAAGCAGCAGGAAATACATTGCGTGAATTTAAAAATGCAACAAAAGGCTTAGCAGATGATGAAGACGAAAAAAATAATAGTGCTAAGTAG